The sequence CAATCCGGGAAGTTCCGGTCAGGACCGGCCCCCGGTGGTGCACCCGCCCGCTCTCCAGGTCTAAGGTTCGGTTCCCGCCCGTATGTCATCATCCGCGGCGGGCACCGGACCAGACGCGACGGCTGAGGACGACCTGCCGGAGCCGGGGGAGTGCGGACGGCCGGAAGCGCAGTCGGCACGCCAGATCTGGGAGCTTGCAGCATGGACCCGAACAGCCACCGGGGACCCGAGGAGTACGGCGAGCAGGACAGACCCGCCGGGCCGCCGGCCCCCGCGTCCGGCGGCGCGCGCAGCGGCTCGGGCGGGCCCGCCCGCGTCGTCCGTCTCGTCTCGGGCGCCTACCTCGTCACCGTCAACCCGGTCGACGGCAGCGAAATAGAACCCTGCCCGCCCGGGGAGCGCCCCGAGGCACCCAGCAGGCTCGACCCGCAGGAACGCGCCGCGGCCGCCCGCGCCGCCGCGCCCCCGGTGCCCCCGGGCCCGCCCGGGTCCGACGGGCCCGAGAGCGTGCTCGAAGAGCGCACCGAGGACACCGAACGCCTGGTCCGGCTGCTCTCCCGCGGCCGCTCGGTACGCGTCACCGGCCCCTCCGGCTCGGGCCGCACCCGGCTGCTGGACGCCGTCGCCACCGCCTGCGCCGACCTCGCCCCCGACGGCGTCATCCGGCTCTCCGGCTACCACCGCACCGTCACCGACCTGCTGTACGCGCTGCACGCCGCCGTGTACCGGGCTCCGCAGCACCGCCCCGACCGGGCCGAACTGCAGCGCCTGATCGTGCAGATCGGCGCCATCGTCGTCCTGGACGACCTGGAATTCGGCGGCTCCGCGCTCGACGAACTGCTCGACGCCACCCCTGAATGCGCCTTCCTGATCGCCGCCACTCCCGACGTCGCGGCCCCCAACCCCGGCTCGCACCTCGAAGAGGTCTTCCTCGGCGGTCTCGGCCGGGCCGGCTGCGCCCGGCTGCTGGAGCGCGCCGTGGACCGGCCGCTCACCGACGACGAGGAGGCCTGGTCCGCCGACCTCTGGTTCGAGTCCGAGGGGCTGCCGCTGCGCTTCGTCCAGGCCGCCGCGCTGCTGCGGCAGCGGGACCGGATGCGGGAGGCACCGGGTGCCCTCGACGACGGCTACGGCCTCTTCCCCGAGGAGGGGGCGGCCGGCGCCGGCACGGCGGCAGGCATCGCCACCGGGGCCGGCACCGATACCGCTGCCGATGCCTCCGACGCCGGGCCGGGCGAGCAGGCCGAGGTGCCCTTGCCGTCCCTCGGCGAGGCCGCCGCGCCCGCCCCGCTGCTCGCGTCGCGGCTGGGCGCCGCCGCCCAGGAGACGCTGCGCTTCGCCGTCGCGCTCGGCGGTGAGCTGCCCCACCAGGCGCATCTGCCGGCCCTCACCCAGGACACCCACGCCGACGCCGCCCTCGGCGAGCTGCTGGCCTGCGGCCTGATCACCCCGGTCGGCAGCCACTACCGGCTCGCCGCCACCGTCCAGGAGCAGTTGGAGGCGGCCGGCTACGCGGAGGGCGCGGCCGCACGGGCGCACACCGCCGCTCAGCACTACGCCTGGTGGGCCGGTCACCCCTCGGTCACCCCCGAGCGGGTCGCCGCCGAATCCGATGTGGCGCTGGCAGCCATGGGCGCACTGACCGGAAGCCGGGAGAGCGGGCACGCCAGCGCGGCCGTGCTGCTCGCCCGTACGGCCGCCCCGGCGTTCGCTGCCGCCCTGCACTGGAACGCGTGGGAGCGCAGCCTGCGGCACGGCCAGGAGGCCGCGCGGCTGGCCGGGGAGGTAGCCGAAGAGGCCTACTTCCACCACGAGCTGGGCGTACTGGCGCTGTGCACCGGCAGCCTGGACCGGGCGCGCGCCGAGCTGGAGGCGTCCATCGGGCTGCGTGGGGTGCTCTCCGACCGCAATGGCGCGGTGGCCGGACGGCGTGCCCTGGCGCTGGTCACCGACCGTTCGCGGGCCGAAGCTGCCGCGGCGGCCACCACCGCGTTCCCGCAGGCGGCCGGCGCGGTCTCCGCCCGGAAAACGGAGGCCTCGAAGAAGCCGGCCGCCACACCGCGCGACACCGCCGCGACCGCCAAGCTGCGGGCGGCACGCGCCGAGGAGACCGCGGCCACGATCACCGCCCGGGGCGCCTCGGCGACCGCCGCCACCACGGCCGTCCCGGCCGTGGCCGGGAGCGGCACCAAGACCGGCAAGGGCGCTCTGCGGGTGTTCGGCGGGGCGCGCCGCAATGTCGTGGCCGCGGGCGCCGGCGCGCTGCTGGCGGCCGTCCTCGGCACCGTCGTCACCCTCGGGGCGACCGGTGGTGACCACCCGCACGACGACAAGGTCAGCACCGAGCAGACCACGGACGACGGCGACAGCAGCGACCTGCCGGCCGAACAGCCCGCCACGGGCTCCAGCCTGCCGCCCACCGGCCCCGGCACCTCCCGGCCCGGCACCCCCGCCACCTCGCAGAGCCCGTCGCCGTCCGTCAGCGACCCCGCCACCAGTGGCTCGCCCACCGATCCCAGCACATCGCCGACGGACCCGACGACCGGCCCGACCGAGCCGACCGGGCGGCCCACCACGCCCACCGGCCGGCCGACCCACACCCGCCCGCCGACGGACGACCCGTCGGACCCGACACCGACGGACGACCCGACGGACACCTCGCCGGATCCGACGCCCACCGACGACCCCGGCACGGGCAAGCCGACGACACAGAGCCCGTCGCAGTCGGTCGCCAACCCCTCCGGCAGCTCCTCCGGCGGCAGTGGCTCCGCTCCGTCGGACGGAACGGCCCCCTCCGGCTCCGGTACGCAGAGCGCCCCGGCCGGCTGACGGCGCCCCGCACCCTCCCGGCCGGCGGTCGGGCAGCAGACAGCGCGAGGGCCCGGTACACACGTACCGGGCCCTCGCGCTGTGCGCGTACTGTGCGGCCGCCGCGCCCGGGGCCGCGGGGTCAGAACAGCCGCAGCTTGTCGTCCTCGATGCCACGCAGCGCGTCATAGTCCAGGACGACGCAGCCGATACCGCGGTCGGTGGCCAGCACCCGCGCCTGCGGCTTGATCTCCTGCGCCGCGAAGATGCCCTTCACCGGCGCCAAGTGCGGGTCGCGGTTGAGGAGTTCGAGATAGCGGGTGAGCTGCTCGACACCGTCGATCTCACCACGCCGCTTGATCTCGACGGCGACGGTCTGGTTGTCGGCGTCCCGGCACAAGATATCCACCGGGCCGATGGCAGTGGGGTATTCACGCCGAATCAGCGAGTATCCCTCGCCCAAGGTTTCGATCCGGTCCGCCAGCAGCTCCTGGAGGTGCGCCTCCACCCCGTCCTTGATGAGCCCCGGGTCGACGCCGAGCTCGTGCGAGGAGTCGTGCATGACCTCCTCGAGGGTGATGATCAGCTTCTCGCCCCCCTTGTTCACGACCGTCCACACCTCCCCGTCGCCCTCCTTGAGAGTGCAGGGCGGCGACATCCAGTTGAGGGGTTTGTAGGCCCGGTCGTCCGCGTGAATGGAGACGGAGCCGTCCGCTTTCACCAGGATGAGGCGGGGGGCCGAGGGGAGATGGGCAGTGAGCCGGCCCGCGTAGTCCACGGAGCAGCGGGCGATGACGAGACGCATGGGGTGAAACGCTACTCGACCGGAGGCCCCCCACGCGATTCGCCCTGGACCACCGGGCCTTTACGGGGGAAATCCCCGCACCCCCGGCGCTCACCAATGGCCGGTTGTATGTGCAATCTCCTGGTGCGGGCACCTTGCGCGGCATACCGTTACAGCGGGGGGTTGTGAATCGAACACGCTCCGTCGCAATGCCCCCAGTCCCGTCCCTAGGCCCCGTCCGTCCCGGCGGGGCCGCGAGAGGAGAACCTCATGTCGCTCGACGTCTCACCGGCCCTCCTCGAACAGGCCGAGCGAGGCGAGGTCGACGAAGCTGCATTTGTCGACTGCGTCCGGACCTCCCTGCCCTACGCATGGGGGATGATCAGCTCTCTGGTGGCCCAGCTGAAGGTGGACGGCGGAGAGTTCGCCGACAATCAGACGCCGCCGCCGGACGAGCAGGCACGCGGCCAGCTGCTGCGCGCACTGGCGAGTGACGCCATCCGTGGTTCCCTTGAGCGCCACTTCGGTGTGCGGCTCGCCTTTCAGAACTGCCACCGTGTCGCGGTTTTCCCGCTCGACCCGGTGGTGGACGACCGACTGGCCCGTTTCACGTCCATCCGGGGTCAGCTGCTGAACCAGTCGCCCGAACTCCGCGACTGCTGAACGGAGTTGCTGCCGCTGCGCACACGGTGATGACCAGCACCGTGCCGGTGCGCCAGCGGCAGCACCACTCACCGCAGGGCGACCGTTCGCTCGTACCGCTCCCTCGTACGGCGCCCCTGCACCCTCCTGCTACCGCATCGCAGGCACCGTCACCGGCACCCGCGCGCGGTATCCACACCCGGCCTCCGCCTGCCGTCCGCCCTGCCGGGCCCGGTCACTCCAGCTGCGACAGCACCTCCGTGCCCAGCCTGCGGACGTTCTCCTCCGTCGCCGCAAGGTCGCCGGAGCCCTCGACGAGCAGTGCGAAGCGTGTGATGCCCGTGCGCTCCGAGGTCGCCGCCAGCCGGTCCGCGCACCACTGCGGCGGGCCGACGGGGTGCAGCCCGCACAGCAACTCCGTATAGGCCAGCGGATCGCGCATCGCGCGATAGCGGCCGTCGACCGTCACATGGGCGCCCAGGCCCTGCCGCAGCCAGCCGGGCATCGCCTTCGTCAGGGTCTCCCGCGCGGCCTCGCGGTCGTCGGCGATCTGCACCACGCCGGCCGAGACATGCGCGGCCGCGGCCACCTCGTCGCCGTCCAGCCCGGCCTCCCGCGCGGTCGTCCGCCACAGGGCGACCATCTCCGCCTTCTCCTCGTCGCCGCAGTGCATGCCCAGCAGCATCGGCAGCCCGCGCGCGGCAGCCGTGCGCACCGACGAGGGGGAGGTGCAGGCGACCACGACCGGCGGGCCCGGCGGCCCGGCACCCGGATCGTCCGGAACGGTCAGCGCCTCGGCCGGACGCGGTACCACCGCCACTTCGCGGAACGTATAGCGCTTGCCCTGCGCGCCGACCCGGGGCTCCCGCAGCCAGCGCATCAGCAGATCGAGCGATTCCGGGAAGCCGTGGTCATACGCTTCGAGTCCGGAACCGAACACCTCCAGATCGACCCACGGACCGCCCCGGCCGACGCCGAGGGTGAACCGTCCGTCGGAGGTGAGATGCAGCAGCGCCGCCTGCTCACCGAGTGCCACCGGATGCTGGGTCGGCAGCACGCTCACCGCCGTCCCGACCCCGATCCTGCGGGTCCGGCCCAGCAGCAGCCCGGCCAGCGTCGCCGCGTTCGGGCAGACGCCGTAGGGTACGAAGTGGTGTTCCGCCAGCCAGACATCGTCGAGTCCGGCCTCCTCCGCGACCTCCGCGGAGCGCACCGCGCGGTGCAGTGCTTCCCCCTGTCCCTGACCGGGGAATTGAGCGGCCAGGATGAAAGCCCCAACGCGCATCGCTCTCTGCCTCCTCGCAGCCGACGCGACTCCCCACAGGCAACAACGTGTGACACGTGCCAAGGGCACGGCCTGACGCGAAATTTCCTGATGATCGCAGAATCCTGCCGAGCGGCGTCCACCCCTGACCGCGCCGCGTACGCTGGTGACAGCCCGTGACTCCGTACATATCCGAGGTGTTCTGTGTCCCCGCGCCGAAACCGCCAGCACGGCGGTGCGAAGCCCTTTGACCGCACGGGCGGTGACCCCTACGGCCGGATGGGGTCGCCTCCCGGCAGCGGCGGCTGGGAGACCGCCGAGGAGTGGCGCGGCGAGGACTGGGTCGTGCGGCACGTCGGGGGCGGCGGCGCGGCCAAGCGCTACCGCTGCCCCGGCTGCGACCAGGAGATCCCGCCCGGGGTCCCGCATGTGGTCGCCTGGCCGCAGCACGGCGACGTCGACGACCGCCGGCACTGGCACAAGGCGTGCTGGAACGCACGGGACCGCCGGAGCGCGCGGCTCCAGCGGTCCCGTAACGCGCCCCGTTACTAGGGCAGTTACTTCTTTTTGAAGCTCAGGGCAGCATCCTGCCCGCTCCTCGGCGCCCGGGGGCGCCGGTGCGGCCGGACCGTCTCGGACGTCACTGACTCCGACGTCACTGACTCCGACGTCACTGACTCAGACGTCGCGCTTGTTGATGACCGCGTAGGCGGCACCGAGGGTGACGGCCGTCAGGCCCGTGACGATCCACAGGGGGTCCCAGCCGGTAGGTCCGGAGCCCATGAGGTTGCCGCTGAACATCACGCTGAGCTCGCTGGGGAGCGCGTACTCCATCAGCCAGGTCTGGACGTCTTTGAGGCTTTCCGCCTGCATGAAGATCGCCAGCACCAGCGGCAGCAGATAGACGCCGATCATGAGGGTGATCGCGCCCGCGGAGTGGCGCAGCAGGGCGCCGACGGCCAGCGAGAGCAGCCCGATCATGGCGACGAACAGGCTCACCCCCACCGTGGCCTGGAACCAGTCCGCCCCGGTCGGTACGTTCTTGATCTCCAGGCCGCTGACCATGGAGTACTGCGCGATGGCCACCAGGGTCGTGGTCACCAGGGCGAGGACGAAGCTCAGGGCGAAGAAGACGATCGCCTTGGCGGTCAGGATCCGGGCGCGGGCCGGGCAGGCCGTGAGGGTGGTGCGGATCATTCCGGTGCCGTACTCGGAGGTGATCACCAGCACGCCCAGCGTGATCAGGGGGATCAGGCCCATCATCATCCCGAAGGTGCCATAGCTCAGGGGTGAGTCGGGGCCGAGCGTGTCACTGTGCCCGGCGACGACCGAGCCCGCCAGCAGGCCGATGCCTACCGTCAGGAGGATCATCACGCCCAACGTCCAGAGCGTGGACTGCACCGAGCGGATCTTTGTCCACTCGGAGAGCAGCGCATGGCCGAGGTGGGTGGGGCGCACCGGGATGGGCGAGACATAGCCGCCCGGTCCGCCGGCGTAGGCCTGCTGGGGGTGCGGCTGGGCGGGAGGCTGCGGGGTCTGGCCCTGGGCCAGGCCCTGACCCTGGGCCGGTGCCTGGGCCTGGAGCATCATCGTGCCCGCGTCCTTGCCCGGGCCATGTGCGGCGAGCGGCTGCGGTACGGGCGCCTGCTGGGCCTGCTGGGGCTGCGGAGCCTGCTGGGCCTGGAGCGTCATGGTGCCCGCCTCTTTGGCGAGCGAGGGCTGCCCAGGGGCCTGCTGGGCCTGGAGCATCATCGTGCCCGCTTCCTTGGCGGGTGGTGCGGGCTGCCCGGGTGCCTGCTGCGCCTGGAGCATCATCGTGCCGGCCTCCTGGGCGGGCGCGGGCTGCTGCGGCGGGTGCTGCTGCGGCGCGTGCTGCTGTGCGGGCTGCTCCGGACCGGCGGGCTGCGCCTGGGCCGGGGTGCCCTGCTGCTGCGGTGCGGCGCCCTGCGGGGCGGCGGGCGGCATCGGAGGCGCGGCCGGCATCGGCTGCTGCTGCGCGCCGGTGTCGTGGGGTCCGCGCTCAGGCTGCGGCTGGGGCTGCGGCTGCTGAGGGCTGGTCATCGGGCGTCCTCGTGGTGCGGCGTGGGCTGGTCGGCGGGGGAGGCGGGCGGCATCGGCGCGGCGGGCTGCTGCCCGTACGGGTGAGGTGCGCCGTAGAGCTCGGGTGACCCGTACGGGTGACCTTGAGCCTGCGCGGGCGGCGGATAGCCCTGCCCCGGAGCCGCCCCGGCCGCCTGCTGCGCGTACGGGTCCTGCTGGGCGTACGGGTTCGGCTGCCCCTGGCCGGGAACGCCGGCCGTCGCCTGGCCCGGCTGCCCTGCCGCGTATCCGGGTCCGCCCGCAAACCCCTGCGGTGCGGCGCCCTGCGGGGCGTACCCGGCGGGGGCGCCCTGCAGGCCGGCCCGCTGGTCGTGTGTCGAGCGGTAGTCCACGGCGCCCTGGGTCAGCTGCATATACGCCTCTTCCAGCGACGCCTGGTGCGGCGACAGCTCCCACAGCCTGACCTGGGCCTGGTGCGCGACATCGCTGATACGGGGGAGCGGCAGCCCGGTCACCCGCAGCGAGCCGTCCGGCTCGGGCGCGACCTGCCCGCCGGCCTCACCGAGCGCGGCGGTCAGCTTCTCGCGCTGCTCCGGCTCGGTGTCC is a genomic window of Streptomyces sp. Edi2 containing:
- a CDS encoding SCO5389 family protein — encoded protein: MSLDVSPALLEQAERGEVDEAAFVDCVRTSLPYAWGMISSLVAQLKVDGGEFADNQTPPPDEQARGQLLRALASDAIRGSLERHFGVRLAFQNCHRVAVFPLDPVVDDRLARFTSIRGQLLNQSPELRDC
- a CDS encoding ATP/GTP-binding protein, whose amino-acid sequence is MSPRRNRQHGGAKPFDRTGGDPYGRMGSPPGSGGWETAEEWRGEDWVVRHVGGGGAAKRYRCPGCDQEIPPGVPHVVAWPQHGDVDDRRHWHKACWNARDRRSARLQRSRNAPRY
- a CDS encoding ABC transporter permease, coding for MTSPQQPQPQPQPERGPHDTGAQQQPMPAAPPMPPAAPQGAAPQQQGTPAQAQPAGPEQPAQQHAPQQHPPQQPAPAQEAGTMMLQAQQAPGQPAPPAKEAGTMMLQAQQAPGQPSLAKEAGTMTLQAQQAPQPQQAQQAPVPQPLAAHGPGKDAGTMMLQAQAPAQGQGLAQGQTPQPPAQPHPQQAYAGGPGGYVSPIPVRPTHLGHALLSEWTKIRSVQSTLWTLGVMILLTVGIGLLAGSVVAGHSDTLGPDSPLSYGTFGMMMGLIPLITLGVLVITSEYGTGMIRTTLTACPARARILTAKAIVFFALSFVLALVTTTLVAIAQYSMVSGLEIKNVPTGADWFQATVGVSLFVAMIGLLSLAVGALLRHSAGAITLMIGVYLLPLVLAIFMQAESLKDVQTWLMEYALPSELSVMFSGNLMGSGPTGWDPLWIVTGLTAVTLGAAYAVINKRDV
- the nucS gene encoding endonuclease NucS; the encoded protein is MRLVIARCSVDYAGRLTAHLPSAPRLILVKADGSVSIHADDRAYKPLNWMSPPCTLKEGDGEVWTVVNKGGEKLIITLEEVMHDSSHELGVDPGLIKDGVEAHLQELLADRIETLGEGYSLIRREYPTAIGPVDILCRDADNQTVAVEIKRRGEIDGVEQLTRYLELLNRDPHLAPVKGIFAAQEIKPQARVLATDRGIGCVVLDYDALRGIEDDKLRLF
- a CDS encoding LLM class flavin-dependent oxidoreductase, which codes for MRVGAFILAAQFPGQGQGEALHRAVRSAEVAEEAGLDDVWLAEHHFVPYGVCPNAATLAGLLLGRTRRIGVGTAVSVLPTQHPVALGEQAALLHLTSDGRFTLGVGRGGPWVDLEVFGSGLEAYDHGFPESLDLLMRWLREPRVGAQGKRYTFREVAVVPRPAEALTVPDDPGAGPPGPPVVVACTSPSSVRTAAARGLPMLLGMHCGDEEKAEMVALWRTTAREAGLDGDEVAAAAHVSAGVVQIADDREAARETLTKAMPGWLRQGLGAHVTVDGRYRAMRDPLAYTELLCGLHPVGPPQWCADRLAATSERTGITRFALLVEGSGDLAATEENVRRLGTEVLSQLE
- a CDS encoding ATP-binding protein, with amino-acid sequence MDPNSHRGPEEYGEQDRPAGPPAPASGGARSGSGGPARVVRLVSGAYLVTVNPVDGSEIEPCPPGERPEAPSRLDPQERAAAARAAAPPVPPGPPGSDGPESVLEERTEDTERLVRLLSRGRSVRVTGPSGSGRTRLLDAVATACADLAPDGVIRLSGYHRTVTDLLYALHAAVYRAPQHRPDRAELQRLIVQIGAIVVLDDLEFGGSALDELLDATPECAFLIAATPDVAAPNPGSHLEEVFLGGLGRAGCARLLERAVDRPLTDDEEAWSADLWFESEGLPLRFVQAAALLRQRDRMREAPGALDDGYGLFPEEGAAGAGTAAGIATGAGTDTAADASDAGPGEQAEVPLPSLGEAAAPAPLLASRLGAAAQETLRFAVALGGELPHQAHLPALTQDTHADAALGELLACGLITPVGSHYRLAATVQEQLEAAGYAEGAAARAHTAAQHYAWWAGHPSVTPERVAAESDVALAAMGALTGSRESGHASAAVLLARTAAPAFAAALHWNAWERSLRHGQEAARLAGEVAEEAYFHHELGVLALCTGSLDRARAELEASIGLRGVLSDRNGAVAGRRALALVTDRSRAEAAAAATTAFPQAAGAVSARKTEASKKPAATPRDTAATAKLRAARAEETAATITARGASATAATTAVPAVAGSGTKTGKGALRVFGGARRNVVAAGAGALLAAVLGTVVTLGATGGDHPHDDKVSTEQTTDDGDSSDLPAEQPATGSSLPPTGPGTSRPGTPATSQSPSPSVSDPATSGSPTDPSTSPTDPTTGPTEPTGRPTTPTGRPTHTRPPTDDPSDPTPTDDPTDTSPDPTPTDDPGTGKPTTQSPSQSVANPSGSSSGGSGSAPSDGTAPSGSGTQSAPAG